From the genome of Uranotaenia lowii strain MFRU-FL chromosome 1, ASM2978415v1, whole genome shotgun sequence, one region includes:
- the LOC129737863 gene encoding uncharacterized protein LOC129737863 encodes MSKKAQIPISIRNLIVEHHKTGKSYRNIADIVQLNKDTVARIVQGYNQCGLISLAKRSERPSKATGRIDRAIVKKAELDRGLSAPKIAKQIESEFSIQLTSQSVRNRLHKIGLKGRVAYN; translated from the coding sequence atgtccaaaaaagcACAAATTCCGATCAGCATCCGAAATTTGATTGTTGAACATCACAAAACCGGCAAAAGCTACCGTAATATTGCCGATATTGTCCAGCTTAATAAAGATACGGTTGCTAGGATTGTTCAGGGATACAACCAGTGTGGTTTAATCTCACTAGCTAAGCGATCGGAGCGTCCTTCAAAGGCTACAGGCCGAATTGACAGAGCTATCGTGAAGAAGGCAGAGCTGGACCGGGGACTATCAGCTCCGAAAATTGCGAAACAGATTGAAAGCGAATTTtccattcaactgacatcacaatCCGTGCGAAATCGTCTTCATAAGATAGGTCTTAAGGGCAGAGTAGCATACAACTGA